A window of Aurantibacillus circumpalustris genomic DNA:
TTAGGTACTCGCGATTTAATGCAGGACTTTCATTACTGCCCACAGGTGGCAGTTGCGCGGTATCTCCAATAAGTATTAGTTTACAATTATCTCCGCTATAAATGTATTCAAATAAATTTTCGAGTAAACTATTAAAAAGACTTCCTCCACCTGAATCGGCTCCAATCATTGAGGCCTCATCTACAATAAAAAGGGTGTTTCGATGAAGGTTTTCTGCCAAAGAAAAATGAACAGCGCCATTAGAATCTAATTGTTTGCGAAATATTTTTTTGTGAATGGTTTGTGCTTGCCTTTGAGAGTATGAACTAAGAACCTTGGCAGCCCTTCCTGTTGGTGCTAGGAGAACGCTTCGCCATTTAATAGTAGGTAAGGCTTTTGTAAAAGCAGAAATCAAATTTGTTTTTCCAGTTCCTGCATAACCTTTTAAAACAAACACACTTCTTTCATCACGGTTGAAAATAAATTCTGTGATTTTTTCTATGGCTAGAGTCTGATCACTATTTGGTGAAAAAGGAAGATAAGTAGGGATTAAGTTTTTAAAATCTTGTATTGGATCTTTCTTTAGCATGTACATTCAAAATTAGCTACAATTGTCGCTTTAAAAAGACTTAACTTAAAAGAAATGAAAAATTTTGTGCAAAGGTTCTTAGATCCTTTAAATAAATTATTTTTTAAAATAAGAATATAGTAGCTTTGTTTTCTATGACCACAGAGGCATACATGACAAAATATTACCACAGCGAAAAAGCAGTAAAAAATGAGCCGCTTTGTTTATCTATGTTTATTTCGGTAAACTCTTTTGAATATGCTATTTCAACAAATAATTTTAAGAATGTTCTTGAATTATGTCACGTAGAAATCACGCATCTAGCAAATTCATCTTTCGATCTCACGGAAAGAATTTCTTTTTTAATCAATAATTATTTATTACACCAAAAGAAATTCGAAAAAGTGAACGTCTGTTTTTTAAATAACAATTTCACACTCATTCCTGAAGCTTTTAATGTTGGCGCAGATATTAAGCCACTTCTAAAATTTGCCACTGGGGCCGAGCAGCTTAAACGTTCTCTTCAACATAATTTGAAAAACATAAATTTTTCCTACGCCATCGAAATAGATTTGATTAGTTATTTCGAAAAAAAGTTTCCAAATATTTCAATCAGACATGCAGGAGCAGTTAGCTCCGCACTTTTTTTTAGTCAACATTCATTAGTCAATCAAAATTTATTTTTGAACATTGGTGATGGACATATTGAAATAGCTGCTAAAGATCAAAACGAACTGTTATTTTACAATGTCTTTAATGTAGAAAACAATGAAGACATACTTTACTATCTCCTATTTACAATGGAGCAACTTCAATTAAGTCCGTTACATGTTAAGCTTTCAATTGCATCACAAAAAGAAACGTCAGACGAACTGATTAAGAATATAAAAAAATACATTAAGCAAGTTGATTTCTGTGTTAACGATACTTCCATTAATTTAAACGGTGATCTTTCAACTTTACCAAAGCATTTTTATTTCACGTTATTAAATCAACATCTATGCGAATTATAGGCGGTACTCATAAGGGTAAAGTTATTAAAGTACCTAAAGACCTCCCTGTTCGCCCCACAACCGATTTTGCAAAAGAAGGCTTGTTTAATATTCTCTCAAATAAATTGGATTTTGAAAACCTAAGTGTTTTGGATTTATTCAGTGGTACAGGTCACATATCACTTGAGTTTGCTTCAAGAGGTGCAGGAACTATAGTTAGTGTTGATAAACATTTTAAATGTTCAGGTTTTTTGAAATCAATTAGCAAAGAACTAAATTTTAATATCAACTCAATTAAAAGTGACGTTTTCGATTTTCTTAAAAATACTACTTTAAAATTTGATTTAATTTTTGCCGATCCTCCTTACGATCTGAATGAGATTCCAGACATTCATAAATTTGTTTTTGACAAGGGATTGCTAAATGCAAATGGATTATTAATTATCGAACATGGTCAAAGAACCAAGTTAGAAGACCTTAAAGGCTTCACACAGCATAGAAAATATGGGAATGTGAATTTTAGTTTTTTTGAGAATAATGAGTAAACTCTGCTTACCTAATTAATTATTTCAAAATCCCAGTCTCTCTGCCAATCTCAGTAAAAAGATCTTTTACTTTTTTTCCGGTGGCATCGTCTCCGGTAGCTCTGATATAAGTATCTGTGAGAGTCATTACATTTTGATGAAAGAACTTTTTCATTTCATCTATCATCATGTCTTTTGTCCAAAGATCTATTCTAAGTGTATTGTTTTCTTTTGTATCCCATAAGGCAATCATTAAACTGCTGCATTCGCTCGCTTCACCACTATCAGGGGCACTCCATTTAATAGAATGCGGTAAATTATTTTCGTCTACTGTAACTTTAAAATTAATTTCTGTCGTTTTCATTCGTTTATTCTCCTAGTATTTTAAATTCAATTCTTCTATTTTGAGCGTGTTCCATTTCACTGCATGGATGATCATCTGTACAATGATTTAATAACTCTGATTCACCATAACCTTTTGCAATAATTCTTTTAACATCTATTCCTGAACGAGAAATATAATCCTTAACAGTATTGGCACGTAATTCGCTTAAGCGCAAATTTGATGCAGCATTGCCTTGACTATCTGTATGCGCGCCCACTTCAATTTTTAAATTCTTGTTAGAGTTTAAAACGAGAATAACTTTATCCAGTATTTCTTTAGATTGAGCTGTAATAGCATGTTTACCTGGCTCAAACAAAATATTCTCAACAATCATTTTTTTCGGACTGGTTGTGCTTTTTTTAACGGTATCAGGTTTTTTTTCACCAACAAACTCTAACCAAGGATCTACTAACTCAATATCGCGCATTCTGGATACCTCTGCGTGAACGGGATTATATGAAAATTTAGCGCCTTTCTGATGTGTCATTATTTTAATCAAGTTGTCATCGTTACTGTAAATAATAATATCCTTAAACACATCAAGAATGTTTTCCGTGTTTTCCGCACTTAAATAGAAACGCTTTAAAAAAGGTAGGTATTTAAATTTAAAAGTTCCAAAATTATCTGTAATGGCACTATCTATAGGTTCGTAGCTATCGTTCAGTAGAATAATTTTTAATTTGCCAATAGGAGTATTGATATTGTCACCATAAATTGTCGCATTAATATCCATCTTCATTTCTTCTTCATCAATAGAAACGGCATTAAACAGTTTGTTGTAATTAGATATAATTTTCAGGCCTTTTTTTCCGCCAGCCATACTATCTAACTTTGCTATAAAATCATCCTCTTTACTCAACAAATCTACTCGCGCGCCCTGAACAACATTGGGATCAACGCCAATAAAATAACGATGATCAGGCTTAATATCTTCAAAAACAAAAGTTCCAAATAAATTGGTTATCGTTTTTTTAATAATTGTATTGTATTCATTTAAAAGATAAACTTCCTTTTTAGCATAAAACTTTTTTTCTTTAGTGGATGACCAGACTAACTTACCACCAATATTGGTTGTAAAATGATTGTCAGCCATCTTAGATAAAAGCTCTTTACTTAAAATCCATTTACAGGCACCGTTTATCAGTTGCGAGCTACTTACACTTCCGTTTTTTGCAGTAACAAGGTTTAGATAATTCTCACTATTAATGTCTTTAGCCTCCATTTGAATTGCACTAACCTGTGATGCGGCCACATCTGCAAAAACAAAAGCACCGAAACGATTAGTGTAAGTAGAACGCATAACAGCTCCATTTTTATTTAAAAGTGAGATAGCTTTATTTTTAACGATGAGTTTTGACTTTGCGTTTAGCATAACCTTTCCTGCTATAATAGTTGCTACCTCAGGAAGACTCTTTTTTCTAGGATCATTTTTAAGAGTGTCTAATGCTGCATTACCTTCAATTTCTTTAAACGTTTTTTTTAACACAGTTTTTGCAAATGCGGTATTATAGGTGGTATCCTCAACCATCTTTTTCCCACCGTTATAAAACACTCTATAAAATGGATTTTTAAAAACAGTGGTGTCAACATCGTCGTCTAATCTGAAAACAAATGGAATGTTTAACTCATACATCATCTGGTAATCAAGTTTTTCCGGTATAATATTGTTAGCGATAACTAACATGTGCATTTCTGGGCTTTTAGCGTATCGAAAGTATATTTCATATACTTTTCCGAAATCTAATTGTAATCTGAAATCTGACTTAGTTTGGGTATTCAGTGTTTTGGTAATTACGCCATTTACTTTTACAGTAACATCTACTTGTTTTATTGGCGAATTATTTATCATGGTATGCCCAATCAAATTAATTTGCCCGTTAGAACCATTATAGAAGAAAATACTTAAAAGTAGTAAGCAGATTTTTTTCATTACACTAAAGTCCTAAATGTATGTGTTTTAGCGTTTATAGCCAAAAAATTCTTTAATTGAGTTTTAAAATAGTTCACTATTTTAAAAGCCGAAAAGCTCGCTATAATTAGCTTCACGTATTTTGTCTAAAACTTACTTTTGTTACTTTTAGTTTATCGTCACAATTATTTAGTAAGTCTTTCATGTTTTTTTTAAGAACTGGATGACAAAGTGCGCTTGATAATTCGCATAATGGAATTAATACAAATTTCCTTAAATGCAGCCTA
This region includes:
- a CDS encoding OmpA family protein, which produces MKKICLLLLSIFFYNGSNGQINLIGHTMINNSPIKQVDVTVKVNGVITKTLNTQTKSDFRLQLDFGKVYEIYFRYAKSPEMHMLVIANNIIPEKLDYQMMYELNIPFVFRLDDDVDTTVFKNPFYRVFYNGGKKMVEDTTYNTAFAKTVLKKTFKEIEGNAALDTLKNDPRKKSLPEVATIIAGKVMLNAKSKLIVKNKAISLLNKNGAVMRSTYTNRFGAFVFADVAASQVSAIQMEAKDINSENYLNLVTAKNGSVSSSQLINGACKWILSKELLSKMADNHFTTNIGGKLVWSSTKEKKFYAKKEVYLLNEYNTIIKKTITNLFGTFVFEDIKPDHRYFIGVDPNVVQGARVDLLSKEDDFIAKLDSMAGGKKGLKIISNYNKLFNAVSIDEEEMKMDINATIYGDNINTPIGKLKIILLNDSYEPIDSAITDNFGTFKFKYLPFLKRFYLSAENTENILDVFKDIIIYSNDDNLIKIMTHQKGAKFSYNPVHAEVSRMRDIELVDPWLEFVGEKKPDTVKKSTTSPKKMIVENILFEPGKHAITAQSKEILDKVILVLNSNKNLKIEVGAHTDSQGNAASNLRLSELRANTVKDYISRSGIDVKRIIAKGYGESELLNHCTDDHPCSEMEHAQNRRIEFKILGE
- the gldC gene encoding gliding motility protein GldC, producing the protein MKTTEINFKVTVDENNLPHSIKWSAPDSGEASECSSLMIALWDTKENNTLRIDLWTKDMMIDEMKKFFHQNVMTLTDTYIRATGDDATGKKVKDLFTEIGRETGILK
- a CDS encoding DUF3822 family protein, with the translated sequence MTKYYHSEKAVKNEPLCLSMFISVNSFEYAISTNNFKNVLELCHVEITHLANSSFDLTERISFLINNYLLHQKKFEKVNVCFLNNNFTLIPEAFNVGADIKPLLKFATGAEQLKRSLQHNLKNINFSYAIEIDLISYFEKKFPNISIRHAGAVSSALFFSQHSLVNQNLFLNIGDGHIEIAAKDQNELLFYNVFNVENNEDILYYLLFTMEQLQLSPLHVKLSIASQKETSDELIKNIKKYIKQVDFCVNDTSINLNGDLSTLPKHFYFTLLNQHLCEL
- a CDS encoding RsmD family RNA methyltransferase; the protein is MRIIGGTHKGKVIKVPKDLPVRPTTDFAKEGLFNILSNKLDFENLSVLDLFSGTGHISLEFASRGAGTIVSVDKHFKCSGFLKSISKELNFNINSIKSDVFDFLKNTTLKFDLIFADPPYDLNEIPDIHKFVFDKGLLNANGLLIIEHGQRTKLEDLKGFTQHRKYGNVNFSFFENNE